Sequence from the Luteibacter aegosomaticola genome:
GCCATGTAAGCGATGTTCACCAGCACATAGCAGACCACGACGCTGGCCATGCCGAGGCCCAGTGCACGCGGCAGCGTGCGCTGCGGGTTACGAACTTCGCCAGCCAGGTCGTTGAGGTAGTGGAAGCCACCGTAGGCAAACATCGCCGGCAGCAGCGCGCCGATGACCATGCTCGGAGGCACGTCATGGGTGGTATCCACAGCGAAAGCCAGGCCGAGGTGGCCGTTGGCGAGGTACAGGCCGACCACGATCAACATGGCCACCGCGCCCAGCTTCAGCACGGTGAAGATGTTCTGCACCAGGGCACCCGCCCGGATACCAAATAGGTTCACCGCCACGATGAAGCTGATGGCGCCGACAGCAACCGGCTTCACCCACTCATGGGGAAGGCCCACCGCCCGGGTGGCGTAATCCGCGAAGGTGGTAGCCACCGCGGCGACGCTGCCGGGGTAGTTGATCAGTGCCATGGTCCAGCCGAACAGGAAGGCCGGCAGCCGCCCGAAGGCCTCGCGCAGGTAGACGTAGGTGCCGCCCGCCTGGGGGCGCCGCGCGCCGAGCTCGGCGTAACAGAGCACCCCGGCCAGCGTCAGCAAGCCACCAATAGCCCAGAGGAGGATGACCTCCGTCCCGGAACTGGTGCTCTTGGCCACGGCGGCAGGCGTACGGAAGATGCCCGCGCCGATGACGCCGCCAATAACGATCATCGCGGCATCCCAGGTGCCGAGACGACGGAGGTAGTGAGCTGGCTGCGGTGCTGGCATCCGCCGACGATGCCATAAACCACCGCCGCGTGGCGATATGACCGAGGTCATGAATTTTTTTGTGCCTGCGCACAATGGGTTGGGACCCGGTTGCGGCTCCGCCGCCATGGCGAACTCACCCCGACACGCCACCCGCCGTAGGAGCCCACCCTGTGGGCGACATCTTTCGCCCCAACGCCACAGGGCCTGCTGTGTCATCGCGAACGGCGTCGCCCACAGGGTGGGCTCCTACAGTGTGGCGGGGCGTGCGCTGATGGTCGCGTCGCGAGGCGCTCGGCACGCTGGGGGCATGAATATCAAACCTGGAAATGCCGCCTTGCGCCGCGGCCGATGCTCCATCCCCGGCCAGACTTACATCATCACCTGCGTCGCCTGGAATCGCGCGCCGGTGTTTCGCGATTACCGAGACGCACGCATGGCCGCCCGTGTCATCCATGCGCAGAAATCATGGGGTGATGCGACCTGCCTGGCATGGGTTCTTATGCCGGACCATTTCCACGCCGTCGTGCAACTCGGCAACGACGATCTGGCAAAGGTCGTGAATCGGCTGAAGGCTCGTGTCCGCAAGGCGTTCCGGGTAGCCGGCCGCGCCTCGCCCCTCTGGCAGAAAGGATTCCATGACCGTGCACTGCGCACCGATGAAGATGCCCGCACCGCGGCTCGGTACGTCATCGCGAATCCGGTGCGCGCGAGGCTTGTAGAACGCGCCGGTCTATATCCGTATTGGGACGCCGTTTGGCTCTGACGCGAAGCGCGGTTGGGAAAACCGCACTGATGACAGATTATCGCCCCCGAGGCCAGCAGCCGCGGGGGCGACAGTACTTAGGAGTGCCTCCGAATTCGCTGCTTATGCGCCTGCCGCGGCTTGCAGTTGAATGTGTAAGTCACCGAGTTCGATTTCACACCATAGGCATCGATTGCCGACACCTGGTAGCGGATTGGCGAATGTGCAAGATCTTCCGGCCGGCAAGCGTGCTCGATACGCGTACGCTCAACGGCGGCCGCATCCCATACAGAGCTATGCATGGGTTGGCAGGTCGGGCAATCGAGCTTTTGCGTGATCAGCTTGATCGGGAAGTCCGGATTACCGCCGAAGGCGATGGGTAGCTTGCCGCGTCCCCAGACGACAACATCGGCCGCCTGATCGGAGGCGATCTTGAACGGTGCGCAGGTTCTCCCATCGCGGTAGAGACGGTAGCCCTTCGCGACGCCTGCCATCGCCTTGTACTTGAACAGGGGGTTGGTTAGGTATTTCACATCGTCGGGATTCGTGTGAAACCCAACCTCGACGATGACGGCGGGCACCTTGGCGAAGCTGGTCTCTGCGTGCTTGTCGTGGAAATTCGGCACGGCGGGAACGCTATAGGTCGCAAATTCGTCAACCGAATGGATCATTTCGGACATGGAACACAGCACGAGTGAAGCGAGCTTCTTATCTTCCGGGCGCCCCGAATGAATATAGGCACGAGCGCCGGTGGAAGATACGTCTTCATTGGCATTCGTATGTATCTGCAGAAGGGCCTTTGCTTTGAGATGGTTTGCGTACAGCGGGCGGCTTCGAAGATCCTCATCTCGCTCGCGCGTGGCGTACTTGGCATTTGGGCTCGAGTTCCACACATCGCGAAGATCCGGGTACAGGGATTCAATGTGATACCGCACCCCAAGTCGCCACCACTCTTGACCACTTTCCTGATGTGGAGACCCAGCCTTCAGACGACGAAGGTTCGTCACCTGAATTCTCTTTGTCGCGAGGTGTGACTCAAGCTCATTGGCCATGAGCTGCGTGATATCGTCCTCGAGCACACCGTTAACGACGTCCCGCTGGGACGTCCAACGCTTCTGCCCATGGTTGTAGTAGAAGCCGTGACCGCCGGTAAGCACTACCGGCCCCGTCGCGGATGCCGGATCTATACGCAAGGAAGCCTCACCTCTGGAGTGAGGAAGATACGATGAGGCGGGACCACCACGATTCAGCCCGCGATCCATCCACCAGTCAGAATCACGACCACCGTATCGCCACACAGGCCCCATATTCCCGACCAACGGCTCGATAAGGTCTTGAGCAGCGGTTTCGATGTTGTTCGTCATATCGATCATATCGGTGTAGCCGGCTTCAGGCCCCATCCTCTCATCGGTATCGAAGTAGAGCAGCCGTTCTTCCGGTGAAAATGTCACGCGGAAAGAAATCGGGCGATAGTCCTGTTCAAAGTAGGAGCGTTTGTTGGCGACCTCGTTCGCGATTCGCTCAATCTCTTGCACCGCGGCAGCTATGTCGGCTTGCGAGAATTCGGCGGGTTCGCCGCGTTCGGCTGGATTGACCTGTTCCGCGCGAACGCAAGGAGAGGTAAGTAGCGCCACAGCAATGGCTAGTGAAGCGGCCTGTTTAGGCAGGGAGTCTTTCAGTTTCCTGAGCATCTGGAGTCGTCCTTCTGGTACCGCTTATGCGGCAGGAAGATGCTCGGAAATTCGCCGACAGGGAGATGCCGGGGTTTCCCACCGGGGTGGGACGGAGTTCGTGGATGCGTCGTGTCGGCGGGTTACGCGGGGCGTGTAGGGGAAGGACGATTTGTTGAGCGCGACCGTTGGGGTGGTCGCGAACGGCGTCGCCCACAGGGTGGGCTCCTACAGCGGGGATTTTGGGTTTGCTGCTCGGGCTTAGGGGGTTAGGCGCCTTTTCAGCTTGGCGCAGAAGGTCTTGGAACCCTTGGGACATTGCCTGGTGGCGTGGTCTTTGATGGCTATCCCCTGTTCGAGAATGATGGTCTCATCGACGTGCGACAGCACGAATGCCTCGAAATGGGCGTCGTCCTGGATCAGGCGGGCAAGCTCGCCCAGGGTGGCCCAGTGGTCGGCCAGCAACGTGGCTATCGAAGCGCTATACCCTTCGGCGATGGCACCATCGTCACAGCTTCGGTAACGCTCGTAGGAAGCGTAGACAGCTCTCCAAGTCCTGAGGCTATCCGCCTCGGTCATTGCCTTCATAGCCATGGCCCGTGTGCACACGGCAGCACGTTGTGACGAGGCCAGCACACAGCTCGGCGCCCAGAGCAACGCCAAGACGACAAACGTGCCGGTTCGAGATCTGAATGCACGACGATGCAGGCCATTCACATCATCGGTCCGCATCGAGGTTTGCACTGAAGCTTATCAATCCGTTCATCACCGCTCCCTGACAGGTTGGACGAGTGTAGTGCGAGCGCGGGCGTTGGTTTGTTAGGCAATGCTTGCAGATATTCGCGAGGTATACGCACTTTCGGTGCTTCCCTGTAGGAGCGGCGAGCCTGTAATTAGGGAACTGTCGAGCGAGCCGCTTCCATGCTCAGAGCGTTGCAGAGGCATACGAGGGTGCATCCGTACGACGGATCCACGCGCACGACCGTCAGGCCGGCGGCGCGGTGCTCTTCGAGTGCCCTGGGGAGATAGGTGGTGTTGTCGTGGCTCATGCCGTAAGCATCGGCAATGTCTGCAATGGAAAGGTCCGAACCCGACGTCACCGAAACGCTGAGGATGATATTCCCACCGCGAAAATCATCCGCCTTCATACGCCTGACGCCATCCATGACGAGGGACACGGATTCCCCAGTAACCAACTCCACGACAAGCCTGACGCGATCTGGCTTCTCGAGGAGAATCCCCATTAGGCTGCCATCGTGAACGGACGGCGAGACCAGCATTTCGTCCTTGACTGTAATCATGCAGTAGCTACTCCCTGGCTGCGTACACCCCGAGTATGCCTCGATACGCCCCCTGCAGGAGCTGGGCTTGTGCGCGCCGGAGGCGCACTAAACATGGCGGCGCAGCCGCAACCTTTTCGGCAGGCCACGCCGAAACCCCAAACGCTAGACATAAAAAAACGCCGCCAAGCGAGCAACCCGAAGGTCACGCGCCCGACGGCGTTTTAGCACCAACCCTTACTTCTTCTTGGGAATATAAAGGTCGGTAATCGTGCCTTCGTACACTTCCGCCGCCATGCCGACGGATTCGCCGAGCGTCGGGTGCGGGTGCACCGTGCGGCCGATGTCGCCGGCTTCGCAGCCCATTTCGATCGCGAGAGCGAGTTCGCTGATGAGATCACCCGCGTGCGGGCCGACGATGCCGGCGCCGACGATGCGGTGGGTTTCTTCATCGAACAGGAGCTTGGTGAAGCCCTCGGTGCGGTCGATACCGATGGCGCGGCCGGAGGCTGCCCACGGGAACTTGCCCACGCCGATCTTCAGGCCCTTTTCCTTCGCTTCGCGTTCGGTCACGCCGACCCATGCGATTTCCGGATCGGTGTAGGCCACCGACGGGATCACGCGGGCGTCGAAGAAGCTCTTCTGACCAGCGGCCACTTCAGCCGCCACCTTGGCTTCGTGCGTGGCCTTGTGCGCCAGCATCGGCTGGCCCACGAGATCGCCGATGGCGAAGATGTGCGGAACGTTGGTGCGCATCTGGCGATCGACCGGGATGAAGCCGCGGTCGGTGACCTGCACGCCAGCCTTGTCCGCACCGACCTTGCCGCCGTTCGGCGAGCGGCCGACGGAAACGAGGACGCGATCGTAGAGCTTCGTCTCGGGGATGCTTTCGCCATCGAAGGTGACTTCGATGCCCTTCTTCGTAGCCTTCGCCTCGACGACCTTGGTCTTGAGGTGGATGCCCTTGTAACGCTTGGCGATGCGCTGCTGCAGCGGCTTGATGAGATCCGCGTCGGCGCCCGGGATGAGCTGGTCGGCGAGCTCGACAACGGTCACTTCCGTGCCGAGGCCGGCGTACACCGTGGCCATCTCGAGACCGATGATGCCGCCGCCGACCACGAGCATGGTCTTCGGCACATCGCGCAGTTCGAGCGCGCCGGTGGAATCGATGATGCGCTCGTCATCCCACGGGAACGACGGCAGCTTCACCGACTGCGAGCCGGCGGCGATGATCGCGTTTTCGAAGCGGATGAGCTTCACGCCATCGGCGGTCTGCACTTCCATTTCGTTCGGCGACACGAAGGTGCCGACGCCGGTGACGGTGCGGACCTTGCGTGCCTTCGCCATCTGGGCGAGGCCGCCGGTGAGCTTGCCGACGACCTTTTCCTTGAACGAGCGCAGCTTGTCCAGGTCGATCTTGGGCTTGCCGAAGCTGATGCCGTGCGCTTCGATCGCAGCGGCTTCGTCGATGACGGCGGCGGCGTGCAGCAGTGCCTTTGACGGGATGCAGCCGACGTTGAGGCAGACGCCGCCGAGCGAGGCGTAACGCTCGACGAGGACGGTATCGAGGCCGACGTCAGCGCCACGGAACGCGGCGGTGTAGCCGCCCGGGCCGGAGCCGAGGACGACGAGCTGGCATTCGATATCAGCCTTACGGCCCGATGCGGCAGCAGCCTTCGGTGCAGCGGCGCTCGGCGCGTCCTGCTTCGGCGGCGGCGGGGCCGGTGCCGGAGCGGGATGG
This genomic interval carries:
- a CDS encoding APC family permease — its product is MPAPQPAHYLRRLGTWDAAMIVIGGVIGAGIFRTPAAVAKSTSSGTEVILLWAIGGLLTLAGVLCYAELGARRPQAGGTYVYLREAFGRLPAFLFGWTMALINYPGSVAAVATTFADYATRAVGLPHEWVKPVAVGAISFIVAVNLFGIRAGALVQNIFTVLKLGAVAMLIVVGLYLANGHLGLAFAVDTTHDVPPSMVIGALLPAMFAYGGFHYLNDLAGEVRNPQRTLPRALGLGMASVVVCYVLVNIAYMAGLGHAGLAASTAPAADLMRKVFGESGATVIAVGIACSTFGYCSIAIAGGARVLQVMSADGMFFKPIARIDAKTGAPQIALLALGAWAIALILSGSFEALVDYTTVGEWLSHAFGIATIFWYRRKLKDEPSPYLVPGYPWVPLIFTTTVLCVIVATAITQPENAGMSLLIIAIGVPVYYLWRKRLGNPT
- a CDS encoding REP-associated tyrosine transposase, with translation MNIKPGNAALRRGRCSIPGQTYIITCVAWNRAPVFRDYRDARMAARVIHAQKSWGDATCLAWVLMPDHFHAVVQLGNDDLAKVVNRLKARVRKAFRVAGRASPLWQKGFHDRALRTDEDARTAARYVIANPVRARLVERAGLYPYWDAVWL
- a CDS encoding N-acetylmuramoyl-L-alanine amidase; the protein is MLRKLKDSLPKQAASLAIAVALLTSPCVRAEQVNPAERGEPAEFSQADIAAAVQEIERIANEVANKRSYFEQDYRPISFRVTFSPEERLLYFDTDERMGPEAGYTDMIDMTNNIETAAQDLIEPLVGNMGPVWRYGGRDSDWWMDRGLNRGGPASSYLPHSRGEASLRIDPASATGPVVLTGGHGFYYNHGQKRWTSQRDVVNGVLEDDITQLMANELESHLATKRIQVTNLRRLKAGSPHQESGQEWWRLGVRYHIESLYPDLRDVWNSSPNAKYATRERDEDLRSRPLYANHLKAKALLQIHTNANEDVSSTGARAYIHSGRPEDKKLASLVLCSMSEMIHSVDEFATYSVPAVPNFHDKHAETSFAKVPAVIVEVGFHTNPDDVKYLTNPLFKYKAMAGVAKGYRLYRDGRTCAPFKIASDQAADVVVWGRGKLPIAFGGNPDFPIKLITQKLDCPTCQPMHSSVWDAAAVERTRIEHACRPEDLAHSPIRYQVSAIDAYGVKSNSVTYTFNCKPRQAHKQRIRRHS
- the lpdA gene encoding dihydrolipoyl dehydrogenase — translated: MANTIELKVPDLGGSHDVPVIEILVKVGDTVEKDQSLITLESDKATMDVPASQAGKVVELKVKVGDIVNDGTVILTVEAAGGSDAKPAAAEKSVGQASVSEAPAHPAPAPAPPPPKQDAPSAAAPKAAAASGRKADIECQLVVLGSGPGGYTAAFRGADVGLDTVLVERYASLGGVCLNVGCIPSKALLHAAAVIDEAAAIEAHGISFGKPKIDLDKLRSFKEKVVGKLTGGLAQMAKARKVRTVTGVGTFVSPNEMEVQTADGVKLIRFENAIIAAGSQSVKLPSFPWDDERIIDSTGALELRDVPKTMLVVGGGIIGLEMATVYAGLGTEVTVVELADQLIPGADADLIKPLQQRIAKRYKGIHLKTKVVEAKATKKGIEVTFDGESIPETKLYDRVLVSVGRSPNGGKVGADKAGVQVTDRGFIPVDRQMRTNVPHIFAIGDLVGQPMLAHKATHEAKVAAEVAAGQKSFFDARVIPSVAYTDPEIAWVGVTEREAKEKGLKIGVGKFPWAASGRAIGIDRTEGFTKLLFDEETHRIVGAGIVGPHAGDLISELALAIEMGCEAGDIGRTVHPHPTLGESVGMAAEVYEGTITDLYIPKKK